TGTATCGACAATGCGAGCCATCCCCGACGAATTGTACTGAATGACGGGTTTAAACACATTGCTGTTATACATCACAATCGAACTGGCACCCGTGATCGGCGGAGGATCGACCGTATCGGCTGGATTGATCGTCAAGATGAAAACATCCTGAACCGTGGCCCCCTGATTGTCGGTTCCTGTTACCGTGATCGTGTGCGTTCCGGTAGCGGTTGGCGTTCCTGAGATCGTCCGCGTCGGTGCATCGTAGGTTAAGGGCGAAGGGTACCCACCGACCGAAATAGACGGCTGTGGACCATCGGGATCAGTGAAGGTATTCAGCGGTATTTGATAGGTAAAAAACACACCCACTTTGCCCGTCTGATTTGGGTTTTCGTAGCTGACAATGGGCGACTGATTGGCGACACCCAAACTAAAATCCAGCGTCACTTCAGTGGTTTGTCCTTTCACCCTGGCGTATGCCCGGTAGGTACCATTACCGATCCCCGCGTAAATCCGCTGACGGTTGTAGCTAACACCCGACACCGTGTTATTGCCTACGCTGGCATCCTGATAGGTGTCTGAATAATTCGTACTACCGATACCCACCAGCTTGACTTCAACATCACCCACATCGACATTCGGCAGAATAAACAGCAGTGCCCCGAATTTCCAGTAACCTAGTCGATTGATGACCCCCGTGGCTACGTTGCGGGTTAGACTAGCCGAAATCGATCCGACCGTAACCACAAACGTTGTTCCGACCGTATTGGAATACTCCAGCGAAATACCAGCCGTGTAGCCGACCGCCTGATTGAGTATCTCGACCCCATCCACCGAAACGACGGTCTGATAGGTACCCGTGGTGTTAATCGCCCAGGTAAGCTTCGTACTACTGAGAACCGGATACCCCGTTTCCCAGGCAATCACCGTGGGTTGCGCATTATAGGCCGCCTGCTCAACCAGTTGATACCGTTTGCCTGCCATCTTATGCTTATCCAGCACCCCCCGGATATTGGAAAGCATCGAGGAGCCTAAGCCTGGCGGCACAATCACCTGAAAATCGATGGTGGAATAATTACCTTCCAGCAGGTAGATCGGCCCGATGGCTGAATTATACGCTACCCGGTTGCAAAGCTCTTGCAGAATGAGCACCTGCCCGGTTGCCCTGGCTTCGATCAGAAGCCGCTGGCGGTCAGCCTCAATCGACTTCATCAGTGTAACCACGGGCGTAAACAGCATTTGAATGAACAATACATTCAAATCGGTTCGTAGATTCGAGGGCAGCAGTTGACGAATAAAGGCCGCTAAACTAAACATAGGTCAGGATCGATTCAGTTAGGTTTAGGCTCATGTACCCCGCCCGGCTCACCGTCTCCCGGCTAAACTCCGTCCAGGCTGTCACGCCCGACACGCGGCTATAGGTTCGGGTAATCACAAAATCGGCTACCCCGGCCTGCTTTTGCAGGTAGTCCGTTAGCTCCGTCCACCGCAATGTGCTATCAAAGGGAAGCGCCTGTAAATACGCCTTAATCGCGTCCAGTGCAGGGTATTTCGTCACATCAGTCAGCAGTTGACCGCTGGCGTTTAAGACCAGACGATCATACCGGATCGTCACCTCCAGGCGCAATTCATCAGCAGGTAGACTGATACAATCGACAATCACCCCGGCGTACTTGATCTGCCGGATATATTCTTTCAAGGCGTCGAGTTCGACCGATTGCAAAGGCGCTAGTACCCCGCCTACCGACTTGGCTACTTTGGCCAGTAGCCGCCCGTCTGTGCCTTCTGTAACCGTACACTGTTTAACGATTTGCTTATCGGCATTGACCGACGCATAGCCGATCCGGGCACCTTCGTAGACGGTCAGGTAATCGCCAAATTGAAAGGCTTTGATCGTATTGGCGTACCAGGAAAGCGAACCCACCTGGGCAGCGCCAATCAACGCGGTTATTTGACTGATCAACTGACCGACCCGCTGATCAAGGGCCATATTCAGCAGCACCCACAAATTTTTGATCTGGGTAAAAACGCCCGTCTGCGAGGTCGTGGTTAGCTTGCTGAGTTCGGTATATTTCGCCTGGAAGTCCTCGATTTCGGCGGTAATCTGTTGCTGTGTCCGTACCATTGGTTAACCAATTTTATATTCCTCGGCTCGCCAGAAGTCGATACCGATAGGTTTGTCTTTTTCTGAGATGGTGCGGATCGACCCAAAGTCAGCCAGGTAATTCACCAGCCTGGGATTCATTGACGCATCCCGCACACGGAGCACCTCCCCCCGCTTGATCCGATCCGTCAGGCCGTTGAGCTGTGGGTTATCGTCCAGCAGCCAGAACACAGCCGTTACATCGCCATAGACTTCTACAGCGATGTCGAATAAACTCTGCTCGGATTTGATCGAATACGTAATCATGAGGGATAGGTGCTTTGAACAATGATTTGGCTATCCTGGAGCGAAATCGAATCGACGTTTTGCCCATCCCGTCCAAGCTCCCTGCGAATGGTCGCCATCAGATTCGGCGCATTGCCCACGTCATTGACGAACCGGACAATTCCCACGCCCAAACTCGGTGTAAACTTCCACCAGCCTTTATCAGCAAGCAGGATATGATTCGTGTGCTGATCGGTCGAATCCCCCACCACCAACTCCCCATTTTCGATTAGGATATTGCCCGTTTGGGGATCGAATAAAATATCAGTTGTCATTGCAGAAGCTGATTGATTTTAGCGTTCAGCGAGGTAATCAGCGCCAGGGTTGCCGGAAAAACACTGGCCGAAGGGGCGCCAGCGGTAGCGCAAACGACCTGAAAGTTTTGCAGTAAACTAATCAGGTCGCTAAACACATCTTTCAGGCTTACCCCGGCATTTTTGATGCTGACCTTTCCTGAATCCAGGGTAACTTCGGTTTGACCCTGTTTGAGCGTAGCCAGGGTAGACAAGAGCAGCTCGCATGAATCCCGAACCGCGTGAACCTGGTCCTGATCAACCGTAACTACCGTGTTGCCCATCTTGACCTGAACCGAATCCACCTCCGACACCATGCAGACGTACAGGCTATCCACCGAATTATTGACCGCGCCAACATAGACGAACGAACCTACGCGGGGAATAAGTAGCACCCCTTCGGTTGCTTCGTCATCGGCCCGTAAGTTCACATCAGTCACATCCTCCAGATCGGTACCCAGAATATCGACCGTGCAATTGGTACCCTGGATGGATTTAACGATGGCAGGCCAAACCTGAATAGGTACATCCGGTGCTAGATTTCGTATAGACTCCCGGATTTCTGCATCCGAAAAGCTCATCAGGAAACTTTGATTCCCAGCGAAATGGTACGACGACCACCCGCTGACGAAAATTCGGTCTTTACCGCCTTGACATAATACTTGCCGTTCCGCTCTGGGTAATCCTGGTCGAAAACAGACGCCGTATAGCCAATCTCACAGGTAGGCACTAGCCAGCCTTTAATGGCCCCCCGGTATCCATCGAACGACTGGTTGGTTAGTTCATTCTTACCGATCAGCTCAAGGGTCTCTTTACTAGAAACATTCGGGCGCTGGATGGTCCGCATATCACCCCCAGACTCGCCTACTTCAACTTCGACCTTTACACCCTTTTTGGTTCGGCCTATCATTTTGACCAACACTTTTCGATCTTCCCGCCGAACATATTCCAGCCCTTCAGAAGCTTCAATGTTGCGGGAAAAATCGTAGGCTGCATTGCCCCGACGTTCTGTATAGAGTCCCTGGCAAAGCAATTGGTTACCCCGCACATAAATACCTAATCCCGTATCCTGCTTCAGCTTCTGTAACACCTCAAAACCCGTAGCCCGAACGATGGTGAATTTATCGAACTGATAGCCACTGGCCGAAGCCACCAATTTCATTTTCTGGGAGGCCGAAAGTTGTGGGTTGATTTGCGACAGCACATAGGCCAGAATTTCGTTGGCCGTCGTTTTTTTAAACTGCTTATCGGCAATCTTTTTACGAAACAAATAAATGGCATCTTCGCACTCCAGGCGCATTGGCGCATTGGGATAAATGGCCTTTAAATAGCCCGTAAATTCCTGGTATAAATTACCATTGTAGCCCAGCATGACGCTGACCACATCACCCCGCTTAAGCTTATCCTCAACAGCCAGCCCTTTATTATAACTCATTGCCGGAACAACAATGGTACATTTATCCGATAAATCATCCGCACTCGAATCGACTGTGACCGACTCAAGCCCCTGGAGTGAATAACCGCCAATTTTGATTTGATAATCCATTTTGAACATAGCTGTGGAACCCGCCAGGGCGATTGACGCAAACAGTAGTGAACTCAAAAAAAATCCGATGGCTTTCATGTGAATTATGGTGTGTTTAATTGGTTACGAGTAAATCAAAAAACTGATCTGAATAAGCCGTAATCAAATACCGCTGGTTTTCCAAACCGGGCGTACCCGTGTACTCAACCGACTCAATACAAATCATACTAACCCCGATCACATCCAGCAGCTTGGCCCGAATCTGGATGCTTTGCCCAGCCACAAAAAAGGACTGAAGCTTACTGACGGCCTCTTCAGGAAAGAATACATTGCCCTGCAAAGTCCCTTCCAACCGAATTAGATAATCATCGATATTCCATTGCTCTTTAATGCTGCCTTGCCCCCTTGGTTTTGACAGATTACGCCGAATAATGGTCTTCACCCCCTTGGCATGAACAATGGGTTCTAGTGGGATCGTCCATAGGTCGGAACCATCCTGTTTGAAACCCAGGCGCACCGGGCACTGCATAATAACGCCCGTACTTTTGACCTTCTCGACGTAATCCAGCTCAGCACTGGTCTGCTCCAGATCGGAAAGGCGAATGGATATAGGATCAGTACCAGCCATTATACATCAAGTGCGGTTCCCGAATAGAGAACCCGTTTTAACAGATCACGAAGCTGACTTTCCATATCAGCCAAACCCTCTTGCGCACTACCGACATGCATTTCCAGTTTCTCAATCATTTTACCGGAAAAATTAACCGTGATGTGGGTAGACTTCGCCCCGGAAACCGTTGCTTCCAGCCCTGCTTTATCGCCCAGGCTTTTATCTTTTTTCCCAGACATTAAATCGCCACTACCCAGCATTGAAGATGGATCAGCAACCTCACCTAACCGTTGACGACGGGCCTGACGACGGGCATCCCGATCTGCAACCCGTTTAAGGTATTCCAGATTTCCCGACGCCAGTTTATTATTAGTATCAATAAGATTTTTTGTGTAGGCAGGATCAAAATTGGGATCCTCTTGCTTTCGATTAAACAAGCGCCCCTGCCGACGAAATTTCTCCTCTGGCGTCTCAGTAGTTACCCCGCCAGTAGCTGGCGCTTCTGAAGTGTTCCAGTACTGCCCTGTTATGGCCCCCCAAGGATCACGAGGCAGATTAAAAAGCGTACGAAGAATACCCTTGATTTGATCTATAAATTGAGCGAATCCCGACAGGAAATCACCAGCAACTTTCGCAGCTACACCCAGAGCGCCAATCGTTCCGGCCAATATCTTGATAACCCCTTCTGTAGTAGTGCCTTCTTTGCTGATAATCCCAAAGGATACCAATAGATTTTTCACCCCTACATTCAGACCATCCATTTGATTGCCTAAAAAGCCAAAAGCTTTACCGAATGGCCCCTCAATCTGAGTGATGAAGTTATTAAACCACTCCATCGCCTTGTTTAAAGCAGGTAAGAGCTTTGTTCCTAAATCCATCCCCCGTTGCTGCATATCTTCCAGCAAAGTCTGATACCGCCCTTCGGTCGTCTCTTTCCCGACTCGCTCGGAGATATTATTAAATATCCCACCCTTGCCAGTCATGATACTAAACGCCCGAAGCAGATTCTCATAACCGATCTTTCCATCCTGCATCAATTTCGGAATAGCCTCCTGTTTCACATTAAGAGCCTTAGCCAGATACGGTCGAATATTTATATTACGCTCATTCAACTGTTGCTCTTCCTCCCGGTAGAACTGACCTTTCCCTTTGACCTGACCAAGAATACTGACCAGCTCCTTTAGGC
This window of the Spirosoma aerolatum genome carries:
- a CDS encoding DUF6046 domain-containing protein — encoded protein: MAGTDPISIRLSDLEQTSAELDYVEKVKSTGVIMQCPVRLGFKQDGSDLWTIPLEPIVHAKGVKTIIRRNLSKPRGQGSIKEQWNIDDYLIRLEGTLQGNVFFPEEAVSKLQSFFVAGQSIQIRAKLLDVIGVSMICIESVEYTGTPGLENQRYLITAYSDQFFDLLVTN
- a CDS encoding LysM peptidoglycan-binding domain-containing protein; this translates as MITYSIKSEQSLFDIAVEVYGDVTAVFWLLDDNPQLNGLTDRIKRGEVLRVRDASMNPRLVNYLADFGSIRTISEKDKPIGIDFWRAEEYKIG
- a CDS encoding tape measure protein, with the translated sequence MNKKYHLAIQMDDYVSPVMMRMQRTYGSVIARIEQQNRRFTGVFGRVASSLTGGFKQAIQSVDQLRRGLLGLPSRIGVQVDTSSVRQARQEVERLRDAQGRLRDSWGRFMGNGGGSSRSWLSSLGFAGFGMGSLVGGYLGIQGLRMAAGQTISPAMQSERNRFTSGVMLRSSEKANALDDEYRSYAKLNPVLGYKDVQFSGTQLVGMEERLNRIMPIIRTMSDVAVGSGGGGERLKELVSILGQVKGKGQFYREEEQQLNERNINIRPYLAKALNVKQEAIPKLMQDGKIGYENLLRAFSIMTGKGGIFNNISERVGKETTEGRYQTLLEDMQQRGMDLGTKLLPALNKAMEWFNNFITQIEGPFGKAFGFLGNQMDGLNVGVKNLLVSFGIISKEGTTTEGVIKILAGTIGALGVAAKVAGDFLSGFAQFIDQIKGILRTLFNLPRDPWGAITGQYWNTSEAPATGGVTTETPEEKFRRQGRLFNRKQEDPNFDPAYTKNLIDTNNKLASGNLEYLKRVADRDARRQARRQRLGEVADPSSMLGSGDLMSGKKDKSLGDKAGLEATVSGAKSTHITVNFSGKMIEKLEMHVGSAQEGLADMESQLRDLLKRVLYSGTALDV
- a CDS encoding putative Ig domain-containing protein; amino-acid sequence: MFSLAAFIRQLLPSNLRTDLNVLFIQMLFTPVVTLMKSIEADRQRLLIEARATGQVLILQELCNRVAYNSAIGPIYLLEGNYSTIDFQVIVPPGLGSSMLSNIRGVLDKHKMAGKRYQLVEQAAYNAQPTVIAWETGYPVLSSTKLTWAINTTGTYQTVVSVDGVEILNQAVGYTAGISLEYSNTVGTTFVVTVGSISASLTRNVATGVINRLGYWKFGALLFILPNVDVGDVEVKLVGIGSTNYSDTYQDASVGNNTVSGVSYNRQRIYAGIGNGTYRAYARVKGQTTEVTLDFSLGVANQSPIVSYENPNQTGKVGVFFTYQIPLNTFTDPDGPQPSISVGGYPSPLTYDAPTRTISGTPTATGTHTITVTGTDNQGATVQDVFILTINPADTVDPPPITGASSIVMYNSNVFKPVIQYNSSGMARIVDTSGFSVPSGKNVYYFISGSPYVTSLPTTYDFAQGQTVTIWKLVATSPDRWANTFYAKGFSIIYIGQPS